In the Malania oleifera isolate guangnan ecotype guangnan chromosome 1, ASM2987363v1, whole genome shotgun sequence genome, one interval contains:
- the LOC131164708 gene encoding indole-3-acetate O-methyltransferase 1, which translates to MAPQGDNATVAVSDLKLEKMFAMKGGSGESSYANNSQAQARHARSVHHLLEETLDRVRLESAAGGPFVVADLGCSSGKNTISIVDSIIKYLTKRYEASGYDKPPEFSAFFSDLPSNDFNTLFQILPPHGGTMEECLAADGHRSYFAAAVPGSFHRRLFPSRFVHVFHSAFSLHWLSQVPGSVGDKRSTAYNKGRVFIHGAGESTANAYRRQFQDDVAGFLRSRSQEMKSGGSMFLVFLGRTSVDPNDQGGVGYLFGTHFQDAWDDLVQEGLITSEKRDNFNIPLYASSLQDFKEVVEAHSSFIINKLDVVKGGSPLVVSRPDDPIEVGQALATTCRVVTGVLVDAHLGDQLSNELFSRVERRATSRAKELLEKLEFYHIVASLSLP; encoded by the exons ATGGCGCCCCAAGGAGACAACGCTACTGTTGCTGTCTCAGACCTTAAGCTTGAGAAGATGTTCGCCATGAAAGGAGGCAGTGGAGAGTCCAGCTACGCCAATAACTCTCAAGCCCAG GCAAGGCATGCTCGATCGGTGCATCACCTGCTGGAAGAAACCCTAGACCGTGTACGGCTGGAGTCGGCGGCGGGTGGCCCCTTCGTCGTCGCCGACTTGGGGTGTTCCTCCGGCAAGAACACCATCTCCATCGTCGACTCGATCATCAAATACTTGACGAAGCGGTACGAGGCCTCCGGCTACGACAAGCCACCGGAGTTCTCTGCCTTTTTCTCCGACCTCCCTTCCAACGATTTCAACACCCTCTTCCAGATCCTCCCTCCCCACGGCGGCACCATGGAGGAGTGCCTCGCGGCCGACGGCCACCGCTCCTACTTCGCTGCCGCCGTGCCTGGCTCTTTCCACCGCCGCCTCTTCCCCTCCAGATTCGTCCACGTTTTCCACTCTGCGTTCTCACTGCACTGGCTCTCTCAG GTGCCGGGGAGCGTGGGGGATAAGAGATCGACGGCGTACAACAAAGGGAGGGTGTTCATCCACGGCGCAGGGGAGAGCACGGCAAATGCGTACAGGAGGCAGTTCCAGGATGACGTGGCGGGGTTCCTAAGATCGCGTTCGCAGGAAATGAAGAGCGGTGGGTCCATGTTCCTGGTCTTCCTGGGGCGAACTTCTGTGGACCCCAACGACCAAGGTGGGGTCGGCTATCTCTTCGGGACCCACTTTCAGGACGCCTGGGATGATCTTGTCCAAGAG gGGTTGATAACAAGTGAGAAGCGTGACAACTTTAACATCCCATTATATGCATCGAGTCTGCAAGATTTCAAAGAGGTTGTTGAAGCTCACAGCTCATTCATCATCAACAAGCTAGATGTCGTGAAGGGTGGAAGCCCGCTCGTGGTGAGCCGACCCGACGACCCAATTGAGGTGGGTCAGGCCCTAGCCACCACTTGTCGGGTTGTGACTGGGGTCCTCGTGGATGCACACCTTGGAGACCAGCTCAGCAACGAGTTGTTTTCACGAGTCGAGCGTCGAGCCACTAGCCGTGCCAAGGAGTTGCTTGAGAAGTTAGAGTTCTACCATATAGTCGCATCTCTCTCTCTTCcgtaa